From the genome of Papaver somniferum cultivar HN1 chromosome 2, ASM357369v1, whole genome shotgun sequence, one region includes:
- the LOC113348838 gene encoding plant intracellular Ras-group-related LRR protein 6-like: protein MDRILKAARTSGSLNLSNRSLTEVPDEVYKNLEGLADGGNWWESVELQRVILAHNEIEVLKEDVRNLSMLAVLNISHNKLTQLPAAVGELQMLKSLDVSFNLIDSIPEDIGSAASLVKLDCSNNKLKELPSSLGRCVNLSDLKASNNSLTSLPGDLSNCLKLVKLDVEGNKLTILCENNQMSWTTLTELNASKNLLSSIPENIGILSRLIRLDLHQNRITSIPSSIAGCSSLTEFSMGNNMLSSIPAEIGALTQLGTLDLHSNQLKEFPVEACKLQVSVLDLSNNSLSGLPPEIGMMTSLRKLLLVGNPMRSLRSSLVNGPTPALLKYLRSRVSADEGSASTSLKEDVIVKAARLSLSSKELSLTGLGLVSVPPSVWESSDIVKVDLSRNSIQGLPDELSSCSSLQTLILSGNKFKEWPGSVLSSLPNLLCLKLDNNPLTKIPSDAFGALSKLQILDLSGNATSLPQPPAFSSLPQLQELYLRRMQLHDIPSDLLCLQQLRILDLSQNSLVSIPKEFGRFTSLIELNLSDNNISMIPPQLGLLEDSLQALRLDGNPLRSIRRAILDRGTKGVLSYLKERIPE from the exons ATGGATCGGATCCTTAAAGCTGCAAGAACTTCTGGTTCTTTAAATCTATCTAATAGATCTCTCAC GGAAGTACCAGATGAAGTTTACAAAAATTTGGAGGGGTTAGCAGATGGTGGAAACTGGTGGGAG TCTGTAGAACTACAGAGGGTGATTTTGGCTCATAATGAAATTGAAGTTTTGAAAGAAGATGTTAGAAATTTATCCATGTTGGCCGTCTTAAATATCAGTCATAACAAGCTAACTCAGCTTCCAGCTGCTGTAGGAGA GCTCCAAATGCTAAAATCACTGGATGTGTCATTTAACCTGATAGACAGCATACCTGAAGATATTGGATCAGCTGCTTCTCTTGTCAA GCTCGATTGCTCGAATAacaaacttaaagaactcccaAGCTCCCTAGGAAGATGCGTGAATTTGTCAGACCTTAAG GCCTCCAACAATAGCTTAACAAGCTTGCCGGGAGATCTGAGCAACTGCTTAAAATTGGTGAAACTGGATGTTGAG GGGAACAAATTAACAATTTTGTGTGAGAACAATCAAATGTCATGGACAACGCTTACTGAACTGAATGCTT CCAAGAATTTGCTGAGCAGCATCCCAGAAAATATAGGAATTCTTTCACGACTTATTCGTTTAGACCTCCATCAGAACA GGATTACTTCTATCCCATCATCAATCGCTGGTTGCAGTTCGCTCACCGAATTCTCAATGGG GAACAACATGCTCTCTTCCATACCGGCAGAAATAGGGGCTCTCACACAATTAGGAACACTGGATCTTCATTCAAATCAG CTGAAGGAATTCCCTGTTGAGGCATGCAAGTTGCAGGTTTCAGTCCTAGATTTGTCAAATAATTCACTCTCAGGACTACCTCCAGAAATTG GCATGATGACGAGTCTCAGAAAGCTTCTGCTCGTTGGTAATCCGATGCGAAGTCTTCGAAG CTCGCTGGTGAATGGTCCTACACCGGCTTTATTGAAGTATCTCCGAAGTAGAGTGTCTGCTGATGAAG GGTCTGCTTCCACTTCCTTGAAAGAAGATGTAATTGTCAAGGCAGctcgtctctctctctcttccaaG GAACTTTCTCTAACTGGGTTGGGCTTGGTCTCAGTTCCACCTTCAGTTTGGGAATCAAGTGATATCGTAAAAGTTGATCTTTCTAGAAATTCCATTCAAGGGCTACCTGACGAGCTTTCATCATGTAGCTCCCTTCAG ACTCTGATATTGTCGGGGAATAAATTTAAGGAATGGCCTGGTTCAGTCCTAAGCTCTCTCCCTAATCTGTTATGTTTAAAGCTGGACAACAATCCCCTTACAAAG ATCCCTTCAGATGCATTTGGAGCTCTCTCGAAACTCCAAATACTGGATTTGAGTGGTAACGCTACTTCATTACCACAACCTCCCGCATTCTCTAGCTTACCCCAGTTGCAAGAGCTTTATCTGAG GCGTATGCAACTACATGACATCCCTTCAGATTTACTATGCTTACAACAGCTGCGGATTCTTGATTTGAGCCAAAATTCACTTGTATCAATACCAAAG GAATTTGGGAGATTTACATCTCTCATTGAGCTTAACCTGTCTGACAACAACATCTCAATGATTCCACCGCAGCTG GGTTTACTGGAAGATAGCTTACAGGCTTTGAGACTCGATGGGAATCCATTGAGAAG CATACGACGTGCCATTTTAGATCGTGGAACCAAAGGAGTTTTGAGTTATTTGAAGGAACGGATTCCAGAGTAG